One Roseomonas sp. OT10 DNA window includes the following coding sequences:
- a CDS encoding DUF6134 family protein codes for MARPTGTGAPALPRRALLASPLLAAPLLLVPARLRAAPPAGGYRWRIIRDGSPVGTHRVSFSRQGPVLSARTEIAILIRLMGFTVFRYRHDYTETWEGERLTGFRSLSERQGLVVQSSLRAQGDGLLAIQGDGREARLPRDAAPLSWWDQATLTRPLFDTTTGQPAEARPVRAGRVWRQATAPFAEAGYDEAGRWVSYAAKGDDGTPVRYEPETG; via the coding sequence GCGACCCACGGGAACCGGCGCGCCCGCCCTGCCCCGCCGGGCCCTGCTGGCGTCCCCGCTGCTCGCCGCTCCGCTGCTGCTGGTCCCGGCCCGCCTCCGGGCCGCGCCGCCCGCCGGGGGCTATCGCTGGCGGATCATCCGCGACGGCAGCCCGGTGGGGACGCATCGCGTGTCCTTCTCCCGCCAGGGGCCGGTGCTCAGCGCGCGGACGGAGATCGCGATCCTCATCCGGCTGATGGGCTTCACTGTCTTCCGCTACCGCCACGACTACACCGAGACCTGGGAGGGGGAACGGCTGACCGGCTTCCGCTCCCTCTCGGAGCGCCAGGGGCTGGTCGTGCAATCCAGCCTGCGCGCACAGGGCGACGGGCTGCTCGCCATCCAGGGGGATGGCCGCGAGGCCCGGCTGCCGCGCGATGCCGCGCCCCTGTCCTGGTGGGACCAGGCGACGCTCACCCGGCCGCTCTTCGACACGACCACGGGCCAGCCGGCGGAGGCCCGGCCGGTGCGCGCCGGCCGCGTCTGGCGGCAGGCGACCGCGCCCTTCGCCGAGGCCGGCTACGACGAGGCCGGCCGCTGGGTGTCCTATGCCGCCAAGGGCGATGACGGCACGCCGGTGCGCTACGAGCCCGAGACGGGCTGA
- a CDS encoding M20/M25/M40 family metallo-hydrolase encodes MLQTVLDDLLSRQDAIRARLDAFLRLPSVSADPAYAPGMAATRAFLLDWLRGAGFADARLLEGDGQPAVCATWHGAPGRPTLLVYGHYDVQPPDPLEAWRTPPFEPTEIDGRLYARGASDVKGSTTIAIETLAAFLRHGGCPVNVTLFLEGEEETGSPGLRSIVEAHRGLLRADAMLSADGGRASPTVATVNVGARGSSGFEMTLTTAAKDVHSGRYGGAIRNALHEMAVLVASLHGRDGRIAVPGFLDGAPEPSAAQQAEAAAFSPDEAAFFAEVGAVPFGEPGRTMRERITLRPCIDVNGLWGGYTGEGGKTVIPHQAHAKVSLRLVPGQDPEQARQAVVDHLRGLCPEGCHLDVRFARNGSPASSLPPGHPLFEAARAVWRELSGQDPVPVRLGATVPITAVFREMLGIDTLMFGFNRPDEDVHAPNEHFHLDSLPLGLRGWAMLLDRLGRMSPDAFAPFRTAG; translated from the coding sequence ATGCTCCAGACCGTCCTCGATGACCTGCTGAGCCGCCAGGACGCGATCCGCGCGCGGCTCGACGCCTTCCTCCGCCTGCCCAGCGTCAGCGCCGATCCGGCCTATGCGCCGGGCATGGCCGCCACCCGGGCCTTCCTGCTCGACTGGCTGCGCGGGGCGGGCTTCGCCGATGCGCGGCTGCTGGAGGGCGACGGCCAGCCCGCCGTCTGCGCCACCTGGCACGGGGCGCCCGGGCGGCCCACCCTGCTGGTCTACGGCCATTACGACGTGCAGCCGCCCGATCCGCTGGAGGCGTGGCGCACCCCGCCCTTCGAGCCGACGGAGATCGACGGGCGCCTCTACGCGCGCGGCGCCTCGGACGTGAAGGGCTCCACCACCATCGCCATCGAGACCCTGGCCGCCTTCCTGCGCCATGGCGGCTGCCCGGTGAACGTCACCCTCTTCCTGGAAGGGGAGGAGGAGACGGGCAGCCCCGGGCTGCGCAGCATCGTGGAGGCGCACCGCGGCCTGCTGCGCGCCGATGCCATGCTCTCGGCCGATGGCGGGCGGGCCAGCCCGACCGTCGCCACGGTGAATGTCGGCGCGCGCGGCTCCAGCGGCTTCGAGATGACGCTGACCACGGCGGCCAAGGACGTGCATTCCGGCCGCTACGGCGGCGCCATCCGCAACGCCCTGCACGAGATGGCGGTGCTGGTGGCCTCGCTGCATGGCCGCGACGGCAGGATCGCGGTGCCGGGCTTCCTGGACGGCGCGCCGGAACCCTCGGCGGCGCAGCAGGCCGAGGCCGCCGCCTTCTCTCCCGACGAGGCGGCCTTCTTCGCCGAGGTCGGCGCCGTCCCCTTCGGCGAGCCGGGCCGCACGATGCGCGAGCGCATCACCCTGCGCCCCTGCATCGACGTGAACGGGCTGTGGGGCGGCTATACCGGGGAGGGCGGCAAGACCGTCATCCCGCATCAGGCGCATGCCAAGGTCAGCCTGCGCCTCGTCCCCGGCCAGGACCCGGAGCAGGCGCGGCAGGCGGTGGTGGACCACCTGCGCGGCCTGTGCCCGGAAGGCTGCCACCTGGACGTCCGCTTCGCCCGCAACGGCTCCCCCGCCTCCAGCCTGCCGCCGGGGCATCCGCTGTTCGAGGCGGCGCGCGCGGTGTGGCGGGAGCTGTCGGGCCAGGACCCGGTGCCAGTGCGGCTCGGCGCCACGGTTCCCATCACCGCGGTGTTCCGCGAGATGCTGGGGATCGACACGCTGATGTTCGGCTTTAACCGGCCGGACGAGGACGTCCACGCGCCGAACGAGCATTTCCACCTGGACTCGCTGCCGCTCGGCCTGCGCGGCTGGGCCATGCTGCTGGACCGGCTGGGGCGGATGAGCCCGGACGCCTTCGCGCCGTTCCGGACGGCGGGCTGA
- a CDS encoding recombinase, with protein MDGFATPFAPLPQTADAVLRQGRPGGADPGPGFSEAPLPPRALDAGMGLAVGRRTVFRPEDGESFGRVADRVAAGNTALGRTAPGEAVRLRNAIATGALLTSGRHLQHGDADQPRRNMEVFTNCATAIASFAEFYLLLNGSGVGRAYDDELAVVDWGQAPALKLHLSASHPDYPADRATLRRFGVEMGLLPWGTDDAAFDAALEETVRGFLATELVADPSGLPAGTLVHRVADSREGWAKAVEILEAMAFRGERDRTLLLDLSDVRPAGSPIRGMQGRPASGPISLLRGLINIRRHVIEPARHRDPADEALQPWEQALLVDHHLSVEVQVGGARRAARMATKSWRDPGILRFVRAKSEGGLWTANNSVMADREFWQRVRQGDAADPLTRHARAVFEEVTRCAFVNGEPGFINGDLLEDHRTGVAWDKPVHEDGRDFRSDRYQVDAAAGLLAETARRASTARFPVTTNPCGEITLHVTGGYCVIADYAPLLACPVEIDALTPGDIPGEVAAEWDARVEESVRLGVRFLIRANRMDALYGEEVARTNRIGIGPTGLHEWAWVRFGLGFRDLLDEDRAAPFWAAVARLSEAAKAEANAYADQLGMARPVTVTTVKPAGTTSKLFGLTEGAHLPARRQYLRWVQFKGTRDETTGEWLPGSDPLLADYAARGYPLRTLRSFPGMSIVGFPTVPLLQRLGLADGLVTAPEATPEEQYHWLRLLERHWIGRDQGNQVSYTLKVYTDRHDLDAFRAMVKEHQPTVRCCSILPSKPDHQLGYEYLPEEEISAGRFAALVEQIDDETVREAVDWAHLQCASGVCPI; from the coding sequence ATGGACGGATTCGCCACCCCCTTCGCGCCCCTGCCGCAGACGGCCGACGCCGTGCTGCGGCAAGGCCGCCCGGGTGGCGCCGACCCTGGCCCCGGCTTCAGCGAGGCGCCCCTGCCGCCCCGCGCGCTGGATGCGGGCATGGGCCTCGCCGTCGGCCGTCGCACCGTCTTCCGGCCCGAGGATGGCGAGAGCTTCGGCCGGGTCGCCGACCGGGTGGCGGCCGGCAACACCGCGCTCGGCCGCACGGCGCCCGGCGAGGCCGTGCGGCTGCGCAACGCCATCGCCACCGGCGCGCTGCTGACTTCCGGCCGGCACCTCCAGCATGGCGACGCGGACCAGCCGCGGCGGAACATGGAGGTCTTCACCAACTGCGCGACCGCCATCGCCTCCTTCGCCGAGTTCTACCTGCTGCTGAACGGCTCGGGCGTCGGGCGCGCCTATGACGACGAGCTGGCGGTGGTGGACTGGGGCCAGGCGCCGGCGCTGAAGCTGCACCTCTCCGCCTCCCATCCGGACTACCCGGCCGACCGCGCGACACTGCGCCGCTTCGGGGTGGAGATGGGGCTGCTGCCCTGGGGCACGGACGACGCCGCCTTCGACGCGGCGCTGGAGGAGACCGTCCGCGGCTTCCTGGCCACGGAGCTGGTCGCCGATCCGTCCGGCCTGCCCGCCGGCACACTGGTCCACCGCGTGGCGGACAGCCGCGAGGGCTGGGCCAAGGCGGTTGAGATCCTGGAGGCCATGGCCTTCCGTGGCGAGCGCGACCGCACCCTGCTGCTCGACCTCTCCGACGTCCGCCCGGCCGGCTCGCCCATCCGCGGCATGCAGGGACGCCCGGCCTCGGGGCCCATCTCCCTCCTGCGCGGGCTGATCAACATCCGCCGCCATGTCATCGAGCCGGCGCGCCACCGCGACCCGGCGGACGAGGCGCTGCAGCCCTGGGAGCAGGCGCTGCTGGTGGACCACCACCTCTCCGTCGAGGTGCAGGTCGGCGGCGCCCGCCGCGCCGCGCGCATGGCGACGAAGTCCTGGCGCGATCCCGGCATCCTGCGCTTCGTGCGCGCCAAGTCGGAGGGCGGGCTGTGGACCGCCAACAACTCCGTCATGGCGGACCGCGAGTTCTGGCAGCGCGTCCGCCAGGGGGACGCGGCCGACCCCCTGACCCGCCACGCCCGCGCCGTGTTCGAGGAGGTGACCCGCTGCGCCTTCGTCAACGGCGAGCCGGGCTTCATCAACGGCGACCTGCTGGAGGACCACCGCACGGGCGTCGCCTGGGACAAGCCGGTGCACGAGGACGGGCGCGACTTCCGCTCCGACCGCTACCAGGTGGACGCGGCCGCGGGCCTGCTGGCCGAGACGGCGCGCCGCGCCTCCACCGCGCGCTTCCCGGTGACGACCAACCCCTGCGGCGAGATCACCCTGCACGTCACCGGCGGCTACTGCGTGATCGCCGACTACGCGCCGCTGCTCGCCTGCCCGGTGGAGATCGACGCGCTGACCCCGGGCGACATCCCCGGCGAGGTCGCGGCGGAATGGGATGCGCGGGTGGAGGAATCCGTGCGCCTGGGCGTGCGCTTCCTGATCCGCGCCAACCGGATGGATGCGCTCTATGGCGAGGAGGTCGCGCGCACCAACCGCATCGGCATCGGCCCGACCGGCCTGCACGAATGGGCCTGGGTGCGCTTCGGCCTCGGCTTCCGCGACCTGCTGGACGAGGACCGCGCGGCACCCTTCTGGGCCGCCGTCGCCCGGCTGTCGGAGGCCGCCAAGGCGGAGGCCAACGCCTATGCCGACCAGCTCGGCATGGCGCGCCCGGTCACCGTCACCACGGTCAAGCCGGCCGGCACCACCAGCAAGCTCTTCGGCCTGACCGAGGGCGCCCACCTGCCGGCCCGCCGCCAGTACCTACGCTGGGTGCAGTTCAAGGGCACGCGTGACGAGACGACGGGCGAATGGCTCCCCGGCTCCGACCCGCTGCTGGCCGATTACGCGGCGCGCGGCTACCCGCTGCGTACCCTCCGCTCCTTCCCCGGGATGAGCATCGTGGGCTTCCCCACCGTGCCGCTGCTCCAGCGACTGGGCCTCGCGGACGGGCTGGTGACGGCGCCGGAGGCGACGCCGGAAGAGCAGTACCACTGGCTGCGCCTGCTCGAGCGCCACTGGATCGGCCGCGACCAGGGCAACCAGGTCAGCTACACCCTGAAGGTCTATACCGACCGGCACGACCTGGACGCCTTCCGCGCCATGGTGAAGGAACACCAGCCCACCGTCCGCTGCTGCTCCATCCTGCCGAGCAAGCCGGACCACCAGCTCGGCTACGAGTACCTGCCGGAGGAGGAGATCAGCGCCGGCCGCTTCGCCGCCCTGGTCGAGCAGATCGACGACGAGACGGTGCGCGAGGCGGTGGACTGGGCGCACCTGCAATGCGCCAGCGGGGTCTGCCCGATCTGA
- a CDS encoding nucleoside deaminase, whose product MADAPADHQDPPPPESGAADAPAMRRAIALSRENLDRGGGPFGAVVVKDGAVVGEGTNRVVPDADPTAHAEVVAIRDACRRLGTHDLSGAVIYTSCEPCPMCLSAIWWARIGIVWYGNDRKDAAAIGFDDDALYQEVARPLEARHLPLRRFLAGEAAGVFQAWEAKPDKVPY is encoded by the coding sequence ATGGCCGATGCCCCCGCGGACCACCAGGACCCGCCGCCGCCCGAGAGCGGGGCCGCCGACGCGCCGGCGATGCGCCGGGCGATCGCCTTGTCGCGGGAGAATCTGGATCGCGGCGGCGGCCCCTTCGGCGCCGTGGTGGTGAAGGACGGGGCCGTGGTGGGGGAGGGGACCAACCGCGTGGTGCCGGATGCCGACCCGACCGCGCATGCGGAGGTGGTGGCGATCCGCGACGCCTGCCGCCGGCTGGGCACGCACGACCTGTCGGGGGCGGTGATCTACACCAGCTGCGAGCCCTGCCCGATGTGCCTCTCGGCGATCTGGTGGGCGCGGATCGGGATCGTCTGGTACGGCAACGACCGCAAGGATGCCGCGGCGATCGGCTTCGACGACGACGCGCTGTACCAGGAGGTGGCACGCCCGCTGGAGGCGCGCCACCTGCCGCTGCGGCGCTTCCTCGCCGGGGAGGCGGCGGGGGTGTTCCAGGCGTGGGAGGCGAAGCCGGACAAGGTGCCGTACTGA
- a CDS encoding LLM class flavin-dependent oxidoreductase, with protein sequence MAPTLSILDQSPIASGRGPVDAIQETLALARLAEALGYARYWLAEHHNSEALAGPAPEILIAAIAATTSRIRVGSAGVMLPHYAALKVAEQFRVLEGIAPGRIDLGVGRAPGSDGLTALALNPNAREAAEQFPGQLRDLLGWLGGGLPQGHPFAPIRAQPEVPTTPQVWVLGSSDYGAQVAAHFGLPYCFAHFITDGRGAEEALALYLEGFRPGVIREPHAALCVFALAGETEAEARRLFRSRELWRLGRDRGVYRPLPSIEEAEAYPYTEADLAKLERLRARAIIGTGAQVWDRLAALAERCGAQEMAVLTATHDAEARRQSYALLAEAAGLKARDGAVA encoded by the coding sequence ATGGCGCCGACCCTTTCCATCCTCGACCAATCCCCCATCGCCTCCGGCCGCGGGCCGGTGGACGCGATCCAGGAGACCCTCGCCCTGGCCAGGCTGGCCGAGGCGCTGGGCTATGCCCGCTACTGGCTGGCGGAGCACCACAACAGCGAGGCCCTGGCCGGCCCCGCGCCGGAGATCCTGATCGCCGCCATCGCCGCGACCACCTCCCGCATCCGCGTCGGTTCGGCCGGGGTGATGCTGCCGCATTACGCCGCGCTGAAGGTGGCGGAGCAGTTCCGCGTGCTGGAGGGCATCGCCCCCGGCCGCATCGACCTCGGCGTCGGCCGGGCACCTGGCTCGGACGGGCTGACCGCGCTGGCACTGAACCCGAATGCGCGCGAGGCGGCGGAGCAGTTCCCCGGCCAGCTCCGCGACCTGCTGGGCTGGCTGGGTGGCGGCCTGCCGCAGGGCCACCCCTTCGCCCCGATCCGCGCCCAGCCGGAGGTGCCCACCACGCCGCAGGTCTGGGTGCTGGGCAGCAGCGACTACGGCGCGCAGGTCGCGGCGCATTTCGGCCTGCCCTACTGCTTCGCGCATTTCATCACCGACGGGCGCGGGGCGGAGGAGGCGCTGGCGCTCTACCTGGAAGGCTTCCGCCCCGGCGTGATCCGGGAGCCCCACGCCGCGCTCTGCGTCTTCGCCCTGGCCGGGGAGACGGAGGCCGAGGCGCGGCGCCTGTTCCGCTCCCGCGAGCTGTGGCGCCTCGGCCGCGACCGCGGTGTCTACCGCCCGCTGCCCAGCATCGAGGAGGCGGAGGCCTACCCCTATACCGAGGCGGATCTGGCCAAGCTGGAGCGGCTGCGCGCCCGCGCCATCATCGGCACCGGCGCCCAGGTGTGGGACCGCCTCGCCGCCCTGGCCGAGCGGTGCGGGGCCCAGGAAATGGCCGTCCTCACCGCGACCCATGACGCCGAGGCACGGCGGCAGTCCTACGCCCTGCTGGCGGAGGCCGCAGGGCTGAAGGCCCGTGACGGAGCGGTTGCCTGA
- the cueR gene encoding Cu(I)-responsive transcriptional regulator, with protein MNIGEAAREAGLSAKSVRHYESIGLLPAAPRTPSGYRVYSGADIHRLRFIRRARTFGLPMERIRALLALWEDRGRASGDVKRVALAHVEDLRRKVAELTAMADTLQELAERCEGGSRPDCPILRDLADGQAAPASRGG; from the coding sequence ATGAACATCGGCGAGGCGGCGCGGGAGGCCGGGCTTTCGGCCAAGTCGGTGCGCCACTACGAGAGCATCGGCCTGCTGCCGGCGGCGCCGCGGACCCCGTCCGGCTATCGCGTCTATTCCGGCGCGGACATCCACCGGCTGCGCTTCATCCGCCGGGCCCGAACCTTCGGCCTACCCATGGAACGCATCCGCGCGCTGCTGGCATTGTGGGAGGATCGCGGCCGCGCCAGCGGCGACGTGAAGCGGGTGGCGCTGGCGCATGTCGAGGATTTGCGGCGCAAGGTGGCGGAGCTGACCGCCATGGCGGACACGCTGCAGGAGCTGGCGGAGCGTTGCGAGGGCGGCAGCCGGCCCGATTGCCCGATCCTGCGCGACCTTGCCGACGGCCAGGCCGCCCCGGCGTCCCGCGGCGGCTGA